A window of Aptenodytes patagonicus chromosome 1, bAptPat1.pri.cur, whole genome shotgun sequence genomic DNA:
ttaaatgttgcCACTAACTTTCCTACATCCAATatacttaattttcaaaaaacatttcacaCGTATCCgacttataaataaatacatagtaTTTTGAACTGCTAGGCTACAAACCACATCTGAAATTCAAACATGAGCCTAAGttctctccttttcccagaaCTTTACAAGACAGACCAGTATTTCAGGCCACATCCTGTAACCAGTGTCACTGGTTCAAATACATTGCCTTCAAAGGATTTGCCAAGTGCAAATGAGTGCAACTCTATAATTATTAAGTACTTATGATGATTATATATACAAGGAAGAGCAAAATCCAGTTCTCCCACACTATGCTTTGCTAATGCTAAACAAGCATAactaaaaaaaattggtttagcTTATGAAGTCAAAAGAAACACTTACAGTGAAGACATACATCGATTAACAAGGTACCACTGTTAACGagattctttttcaaaataatctgCTCTCTAACACCTGCACTGGAGTATAACAAACAGTTTTTACCTTGCAGGCCTGTTCAGGAGTTATATTTAGTCCTTTTCCAGTgttacactgaaaaataatttcccttttcaccgtttcctctctttttcagtgaaaatacatGAAGATGCCTTTCCTTAAATGTCTTCACATATGATATGGTCAGCATTCCTGGCCAGGAATGCTTCAGGATGTAGCTATTGAGCACATTTGATTTCATCAACTACCTGGAAGGTTGGGTGAACCCTCAGCTCTGGATATCATGGGACCTCTACATTAGCACCACTTGTTTTCCCCTCCTAGGCAAATGAGTAGCTGCATttaccccccacacacccccaagcACTGACTACTTGAGACAAGGGTGGGTAGAAGAAAGTTTTACCTTCTTCTCCCACCTAAAAAGGAAAGAGGGCCCACCTGGAAAACAGCCATTGCTTTCACACATTCAGGCACTGCAGTGCCTCAGTCGTTTCTATCACATGGCTATCGATGCCTATTTTTACCATGGAAAGTAtgtattctcaaaaaaaaaccaactgaaaaATGTGTCCTTACAGTACCTAATAGAGTATGAAAAATTATAAGAAATTATTCATTGCTATACTGACCTTTCTTAATTCATCAGAGATGAGAATATCATCGTAACAGTCATCATAACATTTCACAATATCTCCAGTTTCTCTAACAACTCCTTCAGAGTATAGCCGATCAAAAAATGACATGGAAATCTGTGTACAGGGCAGCGCTGTAGCTTCAACTTTTGTCACTTTGGAACCTGGAATATATAGGAAGGCTTCACTCCAAGTCTCttgcaataaataaaataggaGAATTTCCATGTACTAATGGTTTTGCAGTAACAAGTAATTTGACACAGTGTGGAAATAATCAACTTCTCTAAATGGTTGTGTGTggcatattctttaaaaaaaatacagatcatATAAGTATGACTCAATCACACAGTCcctcaaaaaacaaagcaagctaaGAAAGAAGCAagcataaagaaaacattaaattcaTCCGAATGCTACCTTCCATTAAGGCTCATGTGTCTGCTCCCCCTGTTGGTAATACTATCAACCGAAACAAGTAATAGATGAAACACCATGTGAACTCAACATCACGTTAGATCACACCCTTAGAAAATCATATGCCACAGCTTAAGCCTTAAAGAATCTGAGGACAAATACCAAATTTGGCGTGATGAAGTACATGACAAAAGTCAACAGCTGCTAACAGCACCccacaaagcaaaaatcaaaattAACACAGCCCTGATGAATTTGTTAAGTATTATATCTCAACTTTTTGAAAAGTTACTTTGTAGCTACTGTAAACTTTACTAACCAGCTATTTGAGAAGATGAAAAAGGTACTGTCAGCACTTCCTCTATGAATCTGGAGTATTATCTCTGTAATCATGAAGTGCAGAgtacatttttctgtaatttttctgttttctgtgcttgcaAGTCATCCAAGGCTTGATCGTGTTGCTTATAGacatctagtgccatttgagatgccctacAGTGTTTTCCTTAATGAGGTATTGGTCCATAAGGGCACATATCTTTATATACATCTACCAATCTGTATGTGTGGTGTTGGATAACTTACAGCATCTCAAATAACATTAGACTCCATGTTTAAGAAGCTTTGGACTCAAAAGAGCAGTTCCATCTGCTCTCTACGGTCCAAGTGTTCAGACCAAATGTTAGAACATATTCTCTACTCATCTCCAGGTCCCCCTGAACACCCTTCAAAGTGCTTCTGaacaggagaggggagagcaCGAGTGAGCACGCAACACAAGGGCAATGTGTCTCGGCAGAGATAATAGTCACAGCATTCCAGCTTTCCATGAGTTTATTTGTATCATTTCCCCTCTGTAGGTTCCCTTGATAGGAGTCGGTCAACAATGACACAATGTCAAAAGGCTTTTGACCATACAGTTAAAGATAAAATTAAGTGGTGTCCTGACAAGCTGACCTAAAGGATCACTAAAGACTAGTATTTAGGAAATGTCCAAATTTCACTCTAGATGACAGTAtttcaggaacagaaacaggcCAAAAAGGGATGTATGAACCATGATGCTTCCAAGAGCACCTGTCACTTCATTCTGATCCTAATCTTCACAAGCGTAGCATAACCTAAAATTTCTCTTGCCCACACACTTTCAAAAAGTCCTTGGGATTTCTCCCGTATATTATTACACtaagattatttatttataggtTAAGTAGGACTGGCATTTTGGTATCTAAACCCAGGTAAACTGTACCACCTACCTGAtcaacactaagaaaaaaattaaagagaagtTATAAGTTGATGGCTTGAAAATGTGTCTACTTAGGCTAAAAATACTGGCAtgaaattttataattattttattggaCCCATGTGATGTAAAGAAAATCGGCTACAGAGAAAAGCTCAGCATTTAATTGCTTGGCTTCACGTCTACAGATATGGTTATGAAAAAGGGTaccttttattaaagaaaaaaggtttagGACATTCTCCTACCTGTCCACATAGTAAACTatcaaaaaataatcaaattatgTAACCAAAATCACAAGTCAGAAAAACATGACTTACAGCCTCACaacctaagaaaaaaaagagagttttaaaaatttatttatttatgcttcctcccaccccctcacCTCCAGAATCCTCTGACTTCTAATTCTCCAGCTTCCTTTCACAGGgatagaatatttattttatgagatATTTAATAAGAGCTAAAACAGCCTCTAacatagaaattattttgtaaagaCCTATGAATCAAAAACTGAGTCAAGACTAATAAAAATCAGACGTTAAATGACTTGAGAAAAAAGAGACATCTTACATTTTCCCAGTTATTGAGCTCAAAGTATAAGAAATTGAGCTATTTATAGGCCTTCAAATTGCTAGGATTttattgggggagggggaggaaaggagacaCACTTCTGCTCTGAAACAAGATTTTATGAAAacttccatcagaaaaaaaaaatcaggagcttTGTAATCTATTCAGTAGTTCAGAAAACCAACCTATAAATGGAAAAGTTTAAATATACTGGAAGCTCCTGTTTGAGAGGTGAGATTTGAAATTGGAGATTCAGAATTTCCTGGAAAAGAGTGACCCAGTTTTAATAACACTGTAAAAGTGAGCaataaaatatgaagaagaaatgCCTTGACAACTCTGCAAGTGGAAAACAAAGCTGAGAAGTACTGAAACAGATTAAGCTTCTTATAACTGCTAGCTCTGGAATATCTGTAAAGTGCTGCCAATATACTTTTAAATGAACACGTTGCATATCTAGTATTGGGTACATACACCCCAGGTTAGGTATATTTAGAACTCCTCCAAAGTTTAAGAAAGATTCTTACCTCAGGGAAACATCTTGCAACTTACTATTTACAAAACAGTTTATATAGAACATACATAATTCAAGTTCAGTGCTCTATACTAAAAAGATGGTATTTCAAAAGTAAAAGGTGCAGGTTGATGATTTATAAGTTCAAATGACATCTAAAATTTTTGCAAATGATAACCTGTAACAGCAGTCTAAAAAATTGCTGATTTAAGATTACCTTCCAGATTTTAAAAACCCATTCCAAAGACAAGAATCGTTAGAGCTTGAAGTACATACGGCAACTCAAGAATCTTTCTTGGGCAAATCTAAATTTTTATTTACACAAGAAGACAGTAACCCTATCCCTTTAAAGATAACTTTTCAAGTGTTAATTGAGCTTAAGCAGATACAGTCCTGCCTCCCCAAGACTGCTGACAGGTGCAAGGCCAGTAACGGGTCCAAAGAAAAACTACTATTTAGTTTTCAttgcagctatttaaaaatacaagactCAAGACATAAGCTGGTATGCATCAAATTTGTTccttttgctgcttctattttagaAATATGAGAGTAACACATGACAGAACTATCAGGTACTCTGCCGTGCAgccaggaagaggggaaaaaatatccctACTACAACACGCAAAAAAGTGTGGTGTGAGAATAGGTAATTAAGTATCTGTTTGATCCTATGAAGCAGACTAGAGAATATCCTTGTGTATTGTTTACCTAAAATGTTATATTTCAAGTAATGTTAAAGCTGGAGTCCTTGAGACAATGTACTATTGTGGGATTCTACCAGGAATCCCAACACGTGGGGGAGCTGAGAAGAGAGGTACATGTTGCATTCCTTGGGGACCCCATGTTTTATGACACCTTTTGATCTAACAGATGGAGACTGAGGATATTACGGTCTGATAATATTAAGGTGAGGATGAAAAGCagtcaagagaaataaaaaatgagattggacacagaaaaaaaagtaatgaacttttagaaacagattttagGAAAAGGAGATAGGCAAGTAACAGAGAAGAGGTAGACATAAATATGAATGTGAAACCATGCccactgaattaaaaagaaaaataaattcttagtgAGAAGGTAAAAGGGCACCACAGCctggaaaaagacaaaaggatTACGAAAACAAACACTCTTGTAAAGTAATATTATATTAATGTTTTATATAATGCTGACATCTTTCTGTGGGTCCATAGATACTTTCTGCCCAAGCCAtggcgggggtggggagggaggtttCTAAGAACCTATCTAAACCCTGCTTATATTATGCAGCCAAAATATTTcccccctgcaaaaaaaccctaacatttttgtttgcaagagaataaatacagtatttgaaTCAACCCAGATTATGtcattttcttcatattttctaaCAAGCAAAATAAGCCCAtttccagcattttctttcaagaacaggaacttatttttaaaagagttaCTCCACAGTGATAAGTAAATGATATATCTGGATTAATATATCAGCatgtctgaagaagaaaatactagAAGATGATTTTTTACCTCCTCCCACTCAAAGCTAATTCTTACTATATTTTCAAAAAATGCGCATGAAGACTAAGTATAGAAAAATGTGCCAACATTCCTCACCAAAAATAGGCAAAGAATGGGAAGATGAAATTTTAAGAGCAAATGGGGTATACCAGCTGTTCAGGATTTAGAAGGGGAACCCTTCCAGTCCTCAGAACAAAATGAATTACTTCTGTGCTGAGGAAGATTGAGCAGAATCAGGAGTTAAGCTGGGATACTTGGCAAGTGACCCTCCACTCTTAACACAAGGTATGTAACCTACTGACCTTCACTACAGGGACTGGCAAGTCATAGGCTAGACAGATAGCCTAAAAAAATTCTTGCCTAAAGCAGGAAAAGGTTTACCCAtggtttgaaatatatttattttctttctgcttgccAGAGTGAAAAAGAGGTACCTGAAGGGGGACTCGAGATATTTTTTGCATCTTATATATCTCAATTGTTTTAACAGCCAGATAGTGTTTGGAAAATGGATTTTGCTGACAAAAAGGTGGCAATGACTAGTGTCACTGTATATAGTGGGGAAAACCTATGCCAATTCCAGAGAGTTGAAATGGAAAAGGTAGAAAATTCCCAAAGCTCCATTAAATATTTACACACAGTAAAGTATTTGCAGACAAACCAAAAGAACTGAGGACTTCCCACTACccccttttaaaatattcctattaAGGAAAATCACTTTGGCGATATCAGAGTTCACATTATGCATAAAATCCCATTACATTATCACATGCAATTTCCATGAAATTTTGTGTGTTATTTACATAatcaaaaatacaatttcaaagtGGTGCCATGTGCTATTCACTTTTGGTCTTTCTCCTTTAATGTCTCATCTCCATCTACAGACATGATCAAGTGTTATAAGCAGCTAATGATACGGCAACAAACTAGAAGTCAACCTTATGCCATGGTTGCAACTAGAGCAACCTATCACATGGCTCTCTTTCTGCGCCCAGATCCCTTTTGTTGTGCAGATAGTGTATTTACACAAGCTCAGGGGTGTGCTCTATCTAATCTGCTCTCTCAACTTTAATTTGTAACAGAGCAATAATCTCGGATCTGTCCTAAGTAAGGTGGTTGcatctatagaatcatagaatcatagaatcattgaggttggaaaagacctctaagatcatcgagtccaaccgtcaacccaacaccaccaggcccactaaaccatgtccctaagcgcctcatctacacgtcttttaaatacctccagggatggggactccaccacttccctgggcagcctgttccaatgtttcaccactctttcagtaaagaaatttttccttacatccaatctaaacctcccctgccgcaacttgaggccatttcctctcgtcctatcgcttgttacttcggagaaaagaccaacacccacctcgctacaacctcctttcaggtagttgtagagagcgatgaggtctcccctcagcctccttttctccaggctgaacagtcccagttccctcagccgctcctcataagacttgttctccagacccctcaccagcctcgttgcccttctctggacacgctccagcacctcaacgtccttcttgtagtgaggggcccaaaactgaacacagtattcgaggtgcggcctcaccagggccaagtacaggggcacaatcacttccctactcctactggccacactatttctgatacaggccaggatgccattggccttcttggccgcctgggcacactgccggctcatgttcagccggctgtcgaccaacacccccaggtccttctctgctgggcagctttccagccactcttccccaagcctgtagcgctgcatggggttgttgtggccgaagtgcaggacccggcacttggccttgttgaacctcatacagttggcctgggcccatccatccagcctgtccaggtccctctgcagagccttcctaccctcgagcagatcaacactcccgcccaacttggtgtcgtctgcaaacttactgagggtgcactcaatcccctcatccagatcatcaataaagatactaaacaagaccggccccagtactgagccctggggaacaccgctcgtgacctaTAGAAGAGTGTCTTTCCCCAAATATTCTCTGAATAAGGTAGTACTATAATTCCACAATTAATGCAGTTTATTATGTCTGGATACACCATCAGGACAACTGGATGTCACAGaccatttaaaaacacttctaGTAGCTTGGTTTATGGATTGATGCAGGggtcaagggaaaaaaagtgtaaaatgtgACAATTTAGTAACAAACTAGGTAAGaatcttttcttattatttagCAAAAGAACTCATTCTTTAAGATATTTCAACCAGGTGAAGATACACATATATGAAATGTCATTATTACAAAATGGTAAATTAGAGGAAAATAGTTACAACAcagacttttttatttaagattaaTTTATTCTAAATTTACCCAATGTAGTCCATTGTCCTGAAGCTGAGAGCAACTTTAAACTGGAGCTCACATTTTGATCATTAAAAAATGCCTATAATATTCAAATAAGAGAATACAAGTTaatgaaatgaaacataaaatCATCATCTATAGTGCCTTGGATACCTTCAAAGCAAATTATAAGGACCCAATTAGTAAGTAGATTCTGTATGATCTTTCAGTTTGGGTACTAAATATCACACCATCAAATACGTGGTTTTGTAACTTTGTGTAGCCAATGTCTTTTATATATTCAAGATATCTTcatgtacatatttatatatgcagtATTAAGGTTTTACAGTAAAGCACTTTTAGTCCAAGAACACACAAAAAGGTTGTATGAAATCCTTAGAGgtacagaaaatggaagaagagatGAAACAATTGTATCTCTGCATGCAATGTTGTTGAAGTCAAAAATGAAATGCTAAGCAGACTgtaaaatttatattttgtaaataaatttgaAGCTTGGAGAAGTGTAGAGACACACAAAACTTATTGAACAGGTACAGAAGAAATCCATAAGTTATTGAAGGGATGGAGATGTTCCACAGTAAGATCTGAAGTATTCAATCTTATTGATTTATCAATTAAAAAGAGGAGACATGCATAGTAATGTTGGTAGCTGACAAGTTTAAATGATAGATAAGCCAATTAAGAAAACCCACACTTATGTATATGCATACAAGCAGAGTGAATAATCACTGAAGAAGCTGCTAAGAAAATGGTGGATTTTTCAGTCTCTGCATCACCAAATAAATCTCTTTACCACCTCTTTCAGATACAGAGAGATCAGACTATATAACGTAACAGTCCCTTTGTTCTCAATTCATTCACAGCTACTCAGAATTCATCATTTCATAGtggtatttttacatttttaattcaaaagagACAAGCATTGAGAAggtaaatgcatatttttttaaacttcaatcATTTGAAATGTTTATCAGTGGCAGATGAAATATTGGTGTATTTCTTtgtgaatttctttaaaatacaaagaggCTGAATTCTTTATCCAGGATAACAATATAAAGTAGACatacaacaaattaaaaagttgtttttaaaacaacagatGTAAAAACCACACTGTTTttaaaaccacagatttttttttttcctgtctgcaaaTAGATGAACAGATTTGACTTTGCagacaacaaaagcaaaggaCACAAAATCAGCAAGAGACTTGAGTCTCAAAAAGCTGAGAGCCCAAAATTCCAGTATAAAGCAACAGGAtccaataaaatttaaaatcttgtattttcAGATATATGGTGCATATGCACGTCTAATTGCACAGTGTTTTTACTGTGACAAAGCAGTAATAGCTGTGAGCAAGGGTGCCAACCGGGTGGACTTCCCAACATTAAATATGGTGGCCAAGATCAGCATCCAGTTCAGATTCCCATTCTTGGGAATCTTGAATGACTGAATTGTTCCCTCTTAAAAAAGAGTAACATTAGTacagactaaaatatttttactggacAATACAGTCCACCCACAAAGTAAGACTTGAGCACCACACCTAAATCACCTACTTTCAAGGAGACAGTGAGCAGGCGAATAGCATGCTAACACTACTGCAATGTTTGCCATTATGCAGTTTTCCAATAGCTATGATTTCATGGAAAAAAGTCAACTTAAAATATAAAGGACTTAGAACTACCATAACAAATTCATCCTTTTGATAGGGCTTAAACTGCTGGTCAAAACTGAATGCTTGTGCTGTGATCCTGCCTTGCATGGACCTGAAATGGAAAAATGAGATTAACTATTCTGCAGACATACTAGGTACTTACTCACTCTGCAAATTTGCCTAGGTACACTACATAAAGTCCTATTCTGACCAATAGTTatacttttttattcttctttttttcattcttacttATAACCCTCcttggaggggtgggggaagcacAACCGCTGCGAGGTTGTGCTGCACATCAGAGCAACGCTGCGAAGCTGAAATAGATCTTGGCTAACTCTGGAAGAAAAGGATAAATACCTTGCACCTCAGAACAAGCGTTTTACCTGCCTGAAAAATACCGGGGAGACTTCCAAttaaagcgggggggggggggggggggagagagaaaaaagagagagacacgGACCCACCGCTACCAGAGCGGGAGCCCTGAAGGCGCGGTGACGGCCCCAGCCCTCAGCACCGCCcgccctttcccctccctcccacccgcCTCTTATCGCTCCCCGCCACTCCCAGGGAGGCGCCTCTCGCAGCGGGCTTTCCCCCTCCCACCATTTGAGGAGTCGGTCCCCGATGTCCCTGTCCTCCAGGCAGGAGAAAGCTTTCTGGGGCAGGGAGCGGAAAACGAAGCCCGCCGCGCAACCCCGATCCCCGGCGGACATCTTCCAGcgccggcggcggctcggcggtTGCCGTGGAAACGGCGCCGCGCAGGCGGTGCGCCGCCGGCGCGCTCCCGCCGCGGGGCTCGACCCCGCTCACAAGCGTTCCGTCGCCCGACGGGGCCGCCGCTCACCCCTCCCCCGTGAGGGCCGCAAAGGCATGGGTGCCCCACTTCTGACAggatttctttgatttttaccTATAAAATCCCCTAATTAAACATCagccttctcccccctcccctctgctcctgtCTATGCACCGGGAAAACTCAGGCTTGCCAAAGGAGAGCCTAGCAGACCGGCACACAAAGGCAGGGACTGCCATTGCTGATTTAATCAACACCACCCCCAATAACATAATGCCAAAACGAATTATGAAAAGTGCAAAGTTATGAACTATTAAGCTCTAATGAATCGGGGCTGCTTCTTGCTTCCCAGGGTGTTGAGCCATTTGGGAATAGCAAGGCCATGCTTTCAAGCTCTTCCCAGTGGACAATTTAAGGAAAGTACATTTTTACTTaaggaagttattttaaaaagtccagTAAAGCAAGAGACACCTTGCAAAATTTGGGGAATTTCCTGCCCTTTGCAGGGAAAGCAGTAAGAGTTTAAGGCTGCTGCACATCTCACGCTATATCCTGTAGCAATCCACCCCCCTCCAAAACCAGCTCTTTGCTGCAAAT
This region includes:
- the CFAP300 gene encoding cilia- and flagella-associated protein 300; amino-acid sequence: MSAGDRGCAAGFVFRSLPQKAFSCLEDRDIGDRLLKWSMQGRITAQAFSFDQQFKPYQKDEFVMAFFNDQNVSSSLKLLSASGQWTTLGSKVTKVEATALPCTQISMSFFDRLYSEGVVRETGDIVKCYDDCYDDILISDELRKVLLLEDSDHYDLFSQLDRKEFLFCLFKHLCIGGTLCQFEDVVGPYLETTKALYKDLVSVQKNPETKEIRIISTVFRVSAYDDNGLCYPSSKSHEQTFAYLIVDPCKRHVHTLYHCFGGSLFTN